The Breoghania sp. genome has a segment encoding these proteins:
- the phaR gene encoding polyhydroxyalkanoate synthesis repressor PhaR: MAKKDGPTTIKKYANRRLYNTGTSTYVTLEDLALMVKSGEDFLVYDAKSGEDITRSVLTQIIFEQEAKGQNLLPVTFLRQLIGFYGDQIQTLVPSYLEYSMASLTKEQSKLREQMSQAIGTSAFDAMEEQVRRNTEMFERAMRMFMPFPGAGESARDTSSPAETAKSEPAGDKGDLNALKDQLAEMQKKIDELAKPKG, translated from the coding sequence ATGGCAAAGAAAGACGGACCGACGACGATCAAGAAATATGCGAATCGTCGCCTCTACAATACGGGAACCAGCACCTATGTGACGCTGGAAGACCTCGCGTTGATGGTCAAGAGTGGTGAGGACTTTCTCGTCTATGACGCAAAGTCAGGCGAGGACATCACCCGATCCGTGCTTACGCAGATCATTTTCGAGCAGGAAGCGAAGGGGCAGAACCTGCTCCCCGTTACCTTTCTTCGGCAGCTTATCGGCTTCTATGGCGATCAGATCCAGACGCTGGTTCCCAGCTATCTGGAATATTCGATGGCCTCGCTCACCAAGGAGCAGAGCAAGTTGCGCGAACAGATGTCGCAGGCCATCGGAACCAGCGCTTTCGATGCGATGGAAGAACAGGTGCGGCGCAACACGGAAATGTTCGAGCGTGCCATGCGCATGTTCATGCCGTTCCCCGGCGCAGGGGAGAGTGCCCGGGACACGTCGTCACCCGCCGAGACTGCCAAGAGCGAACCGGCGGGCGACAAGGGCGATCTGAACGCCCTCAAGGACCAGCTTGCCGAGATGCAGAAGAAGATCGACGAGCTCGCCAAGCCGAAAGGCTGA